One window of Candidatus Hydrothermales bacterium genomic DNA carries:
- the ptsP gene encoding phosphoenolpyruvate--protein phosphotransferase: protein MKTKIKTKIFQGVPASKGVVIGKVKKFDLKVFKVPEQQEVKNKREELEKFEKAKKEITKELELVLEHFRGSYRRIIESEILIINDPVIEDYVKSYIEKGYSAQTAFIESMKSFLAKLEQSDNLVFKQRAREINHLIRKVLEVLHGKPSLIDAEPGTVIVSDDISPIDVFSISKQNDIGIVIEHGGPTSHSIIVAKNLKIPTVCAVKNITEHAKDGDEIILDGWSGKVILNPDEELKREYQRKPLLYTEALDKVIKGPKGGKGKERKRVSIMGNAASLEEVEEIVKNKGFGVGLFRTELLMWDPTVWYNEDKLAEIFEKGSKMVFPDPFIIRLIDIAGEPTIPGFEEKNPFLGLRGIRFLLFEKEIMKKILRAILKASNLGNIRILLPLVTTLKEVEETRNVLERAKKELTREDIPFDNYINVGIMIETPASALMVKEFTQIVDFFSIGTNDLTQYTLAVDRTHPILAPLYSEFHPSVLNLISHVVKGAHPYRKKVAVCGEMASDPLGAIILMGLGVDELSVHPDAIPLLYGVFQWLEYKKVKEFARKTLEMPDSRTVKEKTTEFIKKHIPPLAIFYD from the coding sequence GTGAAGACTAAAATTAAAACTAAAATTTTTCAGGGAGTCCCTGCTTCAAAAGGCGTAGTAATAGGTAAAGTAAAAAAATTTGATTTGAAAGTTTTTAAAGTTCCTGAACAACAGGAGGTTAAAAACAAAAGGGAGGAACTTGAAAAGTTTGAAAAGGCTAAAAAAGAGATAACAAAAGAGTTAGAGCTTGTGCTTGAACACTTCAGAGGAAGCTATAGAAGGATAATAGAGAGTGAAATTCTAATTATTAACGATCCAGTTATAGAAGACTACGTCAAATCGTATATTGAGAAAGGATACAGTGCACAGACGGCTTTCATTGAGTCAATGAAAAGTTTCCTTGCAAAACTTGAACAAAGCGATAATCTTGTTTTTAAACAAAGGGCAAGGGAAATAAATCACCTAATAAGAAAGGTTTTAGAGGTACTGCATGGTAAACCAAGTCTGATTGACGCAGAGCCTGGGACAGTGATAGTTTCAGATGATATTTCACCAATAGATGTTTTTTCAATTTCAAAACAAAACGATATAGGCATAGTTATAGAACATGGTGGTCCCACTTCTCACAGCATTATAGTAGCAAAAAATTTAAAAATTCCTACGGTTTGTGCTGTAAAGAATATAACAGAACATGCTAAAGACGGAGATGAAATTATCTTAGATGGTTGGTCTGGAAAAGTTATTCTAAATCCTGATGAAGAATTAAAAAGAGAATATCAAAGAAAGCCATTACTTTATACCGAAGCTTTAGACAAAGTTATTAAGGGACCAAAGGGTGGAAAAGGAAAGGAAAGAAAGAGGGTTTCCATCATGGGTAATGCTGCAAGCTTAGAGGAAGTCGAAGAGATTGTGAAAAACAAAGGTTTTGGAGTAGGTCTTTTTAGAACAGAACTTTTAATGTGGGATCCTACAGTTTGGTATAACGAGGATAAGTTAGCAGAAATTTTTGAGAAAGGATCAAAAATGGTCTTTCCCGATCCATTTATTATTAGATTAATTGATATAGCCGGAGAACCAACTATACCTGGATTTGAAGAAAAGAATCCCTTTTTAGGTTTAAGAGGAATAAGATTTCTTCTATTTGAAAAAGAGATAATGAAAAAGATATTGCGGGCTATTCTAAAAGCTTCTAATCTCGGAAATATAAGAATTCTTCTACCTCTTGTAACTACGTTAAAAGAAGTTGAAGAAACGAGGAATGTTTTAGAGAGGGCTAAAAAGGAACTTACAAGAGAAGACATTCCCTTTGATAATTACATAAATGTTGGAATTATGATTGAAACACCAGCTTCAGCTCTTATGGTAAAGGAATTTACACAAATTGTTGACTTTTTCTCAATAGGAACAAACGATCTAACTCAATATACTTTGGCAGTTGATAGAACTCATCCAATCCTTGCTCCGCTTTATAGTGAGTTTCATCCATCTGTCCTTAATCTAATAAGCCATGTGGTAAAAGGAGCACATCCCTATAGAAAAAAAGTTGCCGTTTGCGGAGAAATGGCCTCTGATCCCCTTGGAGCAATAATACTAATGGGTTTAGGAGTTGATGAACTATCTGTTCACCCTGATGCAATACCACTTTTATATGGTGTTTTCCAATGGCTTGAATATAAAAAAGTAAAAGAATTCGCTCGTAAAACATTAGAAATGCCAGATTCAAGAACTGTTAAAGAAAAAACAACTGAATTCATAAAAAAACACATACCCCCCTTGGCAATATTTTACGATTAA
- a CDS encoding response regulator, producing the protein MKNLKKKGLVYAVDDESDIIDLLRHHIEKAGYNFEGFYNALSFLSALRRKKPDIIILDLMLPDYDGIELCKELKREEDYKDIPIIMLTARSRVDEKILGLEIGADDYITKPFSPRELVARVNAVLRRYKEEEKEVDVIQIDDILKIDVKKFEVYVSNEKVYLRPAEFKLLKLLVEKRGVLFTRRQILEYISKGGGTIYERTVDVHVRNLRKKLGEAAKFIKNVKGMGYKFEI; encoded by the coding sequence TTGAAAAACTTGAAAAAGAAGGGACTTGTTTATGCGGTAGATGATGAATCAGACATCATAGACCTTTTAAGACATCATATTGAAAAAGCAGGTTATAACTTTGAAGGTTTTTATAATGCCTTAAGCTTTTTAAGTGCCCTAAGAAGGAAAAAGCCTGACATTATCATTCTTGACCTTATGCTACCAGACTATGACGGAATCGAATTATGTAAAGAATTAAAAAGAGAAGAAGATTATAAAGATATTCCGATAATTATGCTTACAGCAAGATCAAGGGTAGACGAAAAAATTTTAGGCTTAGAAATTGGTGCTGATGACTATATTACAAAGCCTTTTTCTCCAAGAGAGCTTGTTGCAAGAGTGAATGCTGTTTTGAGGAGATATAAAGAGGAGGAAAAAGAAGTAGATGTTATTCAGATAGATGATATCTTAAAAATTGATGTTAAAAAATTTGAGGTTTATGTTAGTAATGAGAAAGTTTATCTAAGACCGGCGGAGTTTAAATTATTGAAACTTCTTGTAGAAAAAAGGGGAGTTTTATTTACTCGTAGACAAATTCTTGAATATATTTCAAAGGGAGGTGGAACTATCTATGAGAGAACTGTTGATGTTCATGTAAGAAATTTAAGGAAAAAACTCGGTGAAGCAGCAAAATTTATAAAAAATGTAAAGGGAATGGGGTATAAGTTCGAAATATGA
- a CDS encoding fructose-1,6-bisphosphatase yields the protein DNSEIHGLAFQIFKKCSKKAEELGLYGAGQDILSDAFSGNIKGMGPGVAEMELEERASEPIIIFMADKTSPGAWNFPLFKIFADPFNTAGLVIDPKLHDGFIFEVLHMKEGKVVRLSCPEEMYSLLALIGAVETYAIKNVYRKDGVIAATASTQRLSLIAGRYVGKDDPVMIVRAQSGFPAVGEILEAFSHAHLVAGWMRGSHWGPLMPVSMKEASCTRFDGPPRVVALGFQLKDGKLIGPKDLFDDPAFDLTRKRAQEITDYIRRMGPFEPHRLGLEEMEYTTLPSVLEKLKDRFTDLG from the coding sequence TGGATAATTCAGAAATTCACGGGCTTGCCTTTCAGATCTTTAAAAAGTGTTCAAAAAAAGCAGAAGAGCTTGGATTATACGGAGCAGGCCAAGATATACTCTCAGATGCCTTCTCGGGCAACATAAAGGGGATGGGACCAGGAGTAGCAGAAATGGAGTTAGAGGAGAGGGCCTCAGAGCCCATAATAATCTTCATGGCTGACAAAACCTCTCCAGGAGCATGGAACTTTCCTTTATTTAAAATATTTGCAGATCCATTTAATACTGCCGGACTTGTAATTGACCCAAAATTACATGATGGTTTTATTTTCGAGGTTCTCCATATGAAGGAAGGTAAGGTCGTTAGGTTAAGCTGTCCTGAAGAGATGTATTCACTCTTAGCTCTCATTGGTGCTGTTGAGACCTATGCTATAAAGAACGTATATAGAAAAGACGGCGTAATTGCTGCAACTGCTTCAACACAGAGATTATCTCTAATAGCTGGAAGATATGTAGGTAAGGACGACCCTGTAATGATAGTGAGAGCTCAAAGCGGTTTCCCTGCAGTAGGTGAAATTCTCGAAGCTTTTTCTCATGCACATCTTGTTGCTGGTTGGATGAGAGGTTCCCATTGGGGTCCTCTTATGCCTGTGTCAATGAAGGAGGCTTCCTGTACAAGATTCGATGGACCTCCAAGAGTTGTAGCTCTTGGATTTCAACTAAAAGATGGAAAACTTATTGGTCCAAAAGATCTTTTTGATGATCCCGCCTTTGATTTGACAAGAAAAAGAGCACAGGAAATAACAGACTACATAAGAAGGATGGGACCATTTGAACCTCATAGGCTCGGTTTAGAGGAAATGGAATACACAACGCTACCCTCTGTTTTAGAAAAATTAAAAGATAGATTTACGGATCTTGGTTGA
- the pstC gene encoding phosphate ABC transporter permease subunit PstC, which produces MRKRFQEEVIKSIFFIFALISVFTTFGIILVLLFETLQFFREVSIIRFLTEKEWTPLFAVKKFGIWPLLSGTFLTSIIALTIAFPMGLSIAIFVSEYMPFKLKAIIKPILEILAGIPTVVYGYFALLFVTPLLKKIIPSISGFNALSPGIVLGIMIIPTIASLSEDALSLIPRSLREASLALGATKLETVFKVVLPAASSGVLSAVILGFSRAIGETMIVTIAAGQRPILTFNPLVPIETITAYIVQVSLGDTPTGSLEYKTVFAAGMVLFLITFTFNVISHNLRMRFIKSFRL; this is translated from the coding sequence ATGAGAAAAAGATTTCAAGAAGAGGTCATAAAAAGTATTTTTTTTATATTTGCTTTAATCTCTGTCTTTACAACCTTTGGAATCATATTAGTTTTACTCTTTGAAACTTTACAATTTTTTAGAGAAGTCTCGATAATAAGATTTTTAACTGAAAAAGAGTGGACACCACTTTTTGCCGTAAAAAAGTTCGGTATTTGGCCTCTTTTATCCGGTACGTTCTTAACCTCCATTATAGCTCTTACGATAGCTTTTCCAATGGGACTTTCTATAGCAATCTTTGTCAGTGAATATATGCCCTTTAAATTAAAGGCAATTATTAAACCTATACTTGAAATTCTTGCCGGTATCCCAACTGTAGTATATGGCTACTTTGCTCTCCTATTTGTTACGCCGCTTCTAAAAAAAATAATACCATCAATTTCTGGATTTAATGCCCTTTCTCCTGGTATTGTACTTGGAATAATGATAATACCAACAATTGCCTCTTTGAGTGAGGATGCGCTTTCTTTGATTCCAAGAAGTTTAAGAGAAGCATCTTTAGCTCTTGGGGCAACTAAGCTTGAAACAGTTTTTAAAGTTGTTTTACCCGCTGCTTCATCGGGAGTTTTATCTGCGGTAATTTTGGGATTTTCAAGAGCAATAGGTGAAACAATGATTGTGACGATTGCCGCAGGACAAAGACCTATTTTAACATTCAATCCCTTAGTTCCAATAGAAACAATTACTGCCTACATTGTTCAAGTTTCACTAGGCGATACTCCAACTGGCTCTCTTGAATATAAAACAGTTTTTGCAGCCGGTATGGTTTTATTTTTAATAACATTCACCTTCAATGTTATAAGTCACAATTTAAGAATGAGATTTATAAAATCATTTAGATTATGA
- a CDS encoding ATP-binding protein: protein MNKINFKLTLVFFILILFFTLFITLFQLKIIREEYLKNTRGNLENFGVILSEEVKGYIISNDFEGLKSIIKKFGENFNLVISVYNSSGELIADSKLKDFLDQDKNKPEIEIALHGEKAFYLRKSENYKEKYIFLAIPIIKNENEIFVLRLGTPISTLNNFLINFILKVTFKGSFLLLIFLLLSLTLFKQFTDPLRDLIYAFKRVSQGDTNIRIFLKRSDELGELIKSFNDMVINLERSLNEVKRERATIDSLLRALPDNVFVLNKKGEVIYYNEKTRESFKNIEKCKFYYEFLKEPEFSKILEKALEKEEAEGQIMYESKFFYTKIRKIPNTENFIVVLTDITEVKRLEEIKKDLTVNISHEIRTPLTLIKGYIETIEDEEEIKNKNYIAVIKRHIDRLIELTEKIIYLSQIESEKFLQIEKVNLREIVENVLPIFEKKLREKEIIFKLEMEEGIGEIDADKSKLEQVFINLFDNSIKFTTKGEIKIKVQRKENLVRIEFLDTGEGIEEKHLPRVFERFYVGSKEKAGFGLGLSIVKHIINLHNGKVNIESQKGKGTRVIIDLPYFNKNLTEI from the coding sequence ATGAATAAGATAAACTTTAAACTTACCTTAGTTTTTTTTATTTTAATACTTTTCTTTACGCTTTTTATTACGCTTTTTCAGCTTAAAATAATTCGGGAAGAATATTTAAAGAATACTCGGGGAAATTTAGAAAACTTTGGGGTAATTTTAAGTGAAGAAGTCAAAGGTTATATTATAAGTAACGATTTTGAGGGTCTTAAAAGTATAATTAAAAAATTTGGTGAAAATTTCAATTTAGTTATTAGTGTTTATAATAGCTCTGGTGAACTTATTGCTGATTCAAAGCTGAAAGATTTTTTAGACCAAGATAAAAATAAACCTGAAATTGAAATAGCTCTACATGGAGAAAAGGCATTTTATTTGAGAAAAAGTGAGAATTATAAGGAGAAATATATCTTTCTGGCTATACCTATCATAAAGAATGAAAACGAAATTTTTGTTCTTAGACTTGGAACCCCTATAAGTACTCTAAATAATTTTTTGATTAATTTTATTTTAAAGGTAACTTTTAAAGGTTCATTTCTCTTATTGATTTTCTTACTGCTCTCATTAACTTTATTTAAACAATTTACAGATCCTCTTAGGGATCTAATTTATGCCTTCAAAAGGGTTTCTCAAGGGGATACAAACATAAGGATATTTTTAAAAAGAAGTGATGAATTAGGTGAACTTATAAAAAGCTTTAATGATATGGTTATTAATTTAGAAAGAAGCTTAAATGAAGTAAAAAGAGAAAGAGCAACCATAGATTCTTTACTTAGAGCCTTACCTGATAACGTCTTTGTTCTAAATAAAAAGGGAGAAGTAATCTATTATAACGAAAAAACAAGGGAAAGTTTTAAAAATATAGAAAAATGTAAGTTTTATTATGAGTTTTTAAAAGAACCTGAGTTTTCTAAAATTCTTGAAAAAGCCCTTGAAAAAGAGGAAGCAGAAGGACAAATAATGTATGAATCAAAGTTTTTTTATACAAAAATAAGAAAAATTCCAAATACAGAAAATTTTATCGTAGTTCTAACAGACATAACTGAAGTTAAAAGACTAGAAGAGATAAAAAAGGATCTTACCGTTAACATCTCACATGAAATAAGAACACCTTTAACCCTTATAAAAGGATACATAGAGACTATTGAGGATGAAGAAGAAATAAAGAATAAAAATTATATTGCTGTAATTAAAAGACATATTGATAGACTAATAGAGCTAACCGAAAAAATAATTTATCTCTCACAAATAGAAAGTGAAAAGTTTTTACAAATTGAGAAGGTTAACCTAAGAGAAATAGTTGAAAATGTTTTACCAATTTTTGAAAAGAAATTAAGGGAAAAAGAAATAATTTTTAAATTGGAGATGGAGGAGGGAATAGGGGAGATTGATGCTGATAAATCTAAATTGGAACAAGTCTTTATTAATCTCTTTGATAACTCTATAAAGTTTACCACTAAAGGAGAGATAAAGATTAAAGTTCAGAGAAAGGAAAACCTTGTAAGAATTGAATTTTTGGATACTGGGGAGGGGATTGAAGAAAAACATTTACCTAGGGTATTTGAGAGGTTCTATGTTGGATCTAAGGAAAAGGCAGGTTTTGGTCTCGGTTTATCAATAGTTAAACACATAATTAATCTACACAACGGAAAAGTTAATATAGAAAGTCAAAAAGGTAAGGGAACACGTGTCATAATTGATTTGCCGTATTTTAACAAAAATTTAACAGAAATTTAA
- the cysC gene encoding adenylyl-sulfate kinase, which translates to MKKRGFCVWLTGLPCSGKTTIAKKLAEKLVERNKDVEVLDGDLIRNFLNKDLGFTREDRMENMRRVSFLSELLTRHGVNVIVALVSPYREGRQRARESIPNFIEVYVKASLEVCEKRDVKGMYKKAREGLIKNFTGIDDPYEEPLNPEVICDTEKETVNESVDKILRFLEDRGYIEKIEEVRGYTEEEEEEIKRRLEDLGYI; encoded by the coding sequence TTGAAAAAAAGAGGATTTTGTGTTTGGCTTACAGGTCTACCGTGTTCAGGTAAAACTACCATAGCTAAAAAGTTAGCAGAAAAACTTGTTGAGAGGAATAAAGACGTAGAGGTTCTTGATGGAGATCTTATAAGAAATTTTTTAAATAAGGATCTTGGTTTTACAAGAGAAGACAGAATGGAGAATATGAGGAGGGTTTCATTTCTTTCTGAACTTTTGACAAGGCACGGAGTAAATGTAATAGTGGCACTTGTTTCGCCATATAGAGAGGGAAGACAAAGGGCAAGGGAAAGTATACCTAACTTTATTGAAGTTTATGTTAAAGCGAGTTTAGAGGTGTGTGAAAAAAGAGATGTTAAGGGTATGTATAAAAAGGCAAGGGAGGGTTTAATAAAGAATTTTACGGGGATTGATGATCCCTATGAAGAGCCACTAAATCCTGAGGTCATATGTGATACTGAGAAGGAAACTGTTAATGAAAGTGTAGATAAAATTTTGAGATTTCTGGAGGACAGGGGGTATATAGAGAAAATTGAGGAGGTAAGGGGTTATACGGAGGAAGAGGAAGAGGAAATTAAAAGAAGACTTGAGGATTTAGGTTATATTTGA
- a CDS encoding HPr family phosphocarrier protein, translating into MVEKEVIVKNTLGIHARPATQFVKIASKYSCEVYVIKDGIEVNGKSIMSLLILTATKGSKLTIRCSGPDEEKALKELVDLVEGGFGED; encoded by the coding sequence TTGGTTGAGAAAGAAGTAATTGTAAAAAATACACTCGGTATACATGCACGACCTGCTACACAGTTTGTTAAAATAGCATCGAAGTATAGTTGTGAAGTTTACGTGATAAAGGATGGTATAGAGGTAAACGGAAAAAGCATAATGAGTTTACTTATTCTAACAGCCACAAAGGGAAGTAAACTTACTATAAGATGTTCAGGGCCTGATGAGGAAAAAGCCCTAAAGGAATTAGTTGATTTAGTAGAGGGAGGGTTTGGTGAAGACTAA
- a CDS encoding MiaB/RimO family radical SAM methylthiotransferase — MKKISIVTLGCPKNQVDSEYLAGKLTRCGFELVGQEKAKAVFIMTCAFIEPAVKETEEVIKKYIELKRRKKIDFIAVGGCYVHRFKESIKERFKEVDLLFGFDDIEKIDKIISKRITSSFDTPKFLYNKKIPRAISTVNYAYLKISEGCDENCTFCIIPLLRGKYRSKPIEKVLYEAKELLNSEFYEIILISQSTGLYGIDLYKKKSLKDLLKKLLRLKNLKLLRIFYLHPADLDEEIMKIIVENEKIAPYLDIPIQHVSEEVLRKMKRRGGKKAVYKALELIEKYKNKRDLTVRTEIIVGFPEEQEKDFEELYEFCKRDNIIKRWALFKFYGEKESFASQNYKQLEKDVIEKRYDIMEKLILEKNYSSLLELVGKKVTFIPEYKEGKRIFGHTEFDAPEIDVKSYIESEKNLKEFNFKKLLVQEIDSVGFKLSF, encoded by the coding sequence ATGAAAAAAATATCAATTGTAACCTTAGGTTGCCCAAAGAACCAAGTAGATAGTGAATATCTTGCTGGAAAGCTTACAAGGTGTGGTTTTGAACTGGTAGGCCAAGAAAAGGCAAAGGCTGTGTTTATAATGACTTGTGCTTTTATTGAACCTGCAGTAAAAGAAACTGAGGAGGTTATAAAAAAGTATATTGAACTTAAAAGAAGAAAAAAAATTGACTTTATTGCTGTAGGTGGATGCTATGTTCATAGATTTAAAGAAAGTATTAAAGAAAGATTCAAAGAGGTCGACCTTTTATTTGGCTTTGATGATATAGAAAAAATAGACAAAATAATTAGTAAAAGGATTACATCAAGTTTTGATACTCCAAAATTTTTATATAATAAAAAAATACCGCGAGCTATTTCTACTGTAAACTATGCTTACTTAAAAATATCAGAGGGATGCGATGAAAATTGTACTTTCTGTATAATTCCACTTCTTAGAGGAAAATATAGGTCAAAGCCAATAGAAAAGGTCTTGTATGAGGCAAAGGAGCTTTTAAACTCGGAATTTTACGAAATAATTTTAATCTCACAATCTACGGGTCTTTACGGCATCGACCTTTATAAAAAGAAAAGTTTAAAAGATCTCTTAAAAAAACTTTTAAGGTTAAAAAATCTCAAACTTTTAAGAATTTTTTACCTTCATCCCGCAGATTTGGATGAGGAAATAATGAAAATAATAGTTGAAAATGAAAAAATAGCACCCTATCTTGATATACCAATTCAACATGTTTCAGAGGAAGTTTTAAGAAAAATGAAAAGAAGAGGTGGAAAAAAAGCAGTTTATAAAGCTCTTGAGTTGATTGAAAAATATAAAAATAAAAGAGATTTAACTGTTAGAACTGAAATAATCGTTGGATTTCCAGAAGAACAGGAAAAAGACTTTGAAGAGCTTTACGAATTCTGCAAAAGGGATAACATAATTAAAAGATGGGCTTTATTTAAGTTTTACGGTGAGAAAGAAAGTTTTGCTTCTCAGAATTATAAGCAACTTGAAAAAGACGTTATAGAAAAAAGATATGATATCATGGAAAAACTTATCTTGGAGAAAAATTATAGTTCACTTTTAGAGCTTGTTGGTAAAAAAGTAACTTTCATTCCTGAGTATAAAGAAGGTAAAAGGATTTTTGGGCATACTGAGTTTGATGCTCCTGAAATAGATGTTAAATCTTATATCGAGTCAGAAAAAAACTTAAAGGAGTTTAATTTTAAAAAGCTTTTAGTACAAGAGATAGATAGTGTAGGCTTTAAGCTGTCTTTTTAA